The following DNA comes from Bacteroidota bacterium.
ATCAGGAAAGACGGAAGAGTTATTCCATACATTTGAAGAATTGTTGGAAAAAGAGGGATATATTGGTAAGGAAGGGAAAATAATAGATGCCAGTTTTGTTGAGGTACCAAGACAAAGAAATAGCAGAGCAGAAAACAAACAAATCAAAGAAGGCAACGTGCCCGGGAAAAGTGGTTGGAAAATCGGCACAAACTATCGCAGAAAGACATAGATGATAGATGGACCAAGAAAAACGATGAAACTTTCTATGGATACAAGAATCATATCAAGAGTGATCAAAAAAGCAAGTTGATAGAAAAGTATACGGTAACAGATGCATCCGTTCACGATTCCACAACTGTACCGGATATTATGGAAGAAAAAGATGCGGATCAGGAAATGTATGGAGATAGCGCATATACAGGCCCAACTGTAGAAGCAGCCATTTCAAAGAACAAAATGAAAAACTGCACACACGAAAAAGGTTACCGAAATAAACCGTTAACAGAAGTACAGAAAAAAAACAATAAAAAAAAGTCTTCCGTAAGAGTGCGGATAGAGCATATATTTGGATTTGTGGAAAATAGTATGCATGGTTCATATATTCGTTGTATAGGCAAGATACGGGCGGAGTCACAGATAGGGTTAATAAATTTGACATACAATTTATTTCGGTATATTCAACTGCAAAAGATAGGTTACGGGGGATAAGTGTGCCCAAATGTGAACGATGTCTTTTGTAAGTCATTGATATATAAGTATATAAAAATAGGGGGGGTAAAAGTTTGTTTTTAAAAAAACAATGTTATACCTTTATTGTATTATTAACCGGGCTAAAACCTGTTTTTAGAGGTGCCCTAAACTAATAAGCAAAAGCCGATGGGTGGTGGAGCGAACATTT
Coding sequences within:
- a CDS encoding IS5 family transposase (programmed frameshift), translating into MKNKNARGLFDEEFRLTKLSKQGDPLLLLKKKINWELFRPLLEDIFRKEEKGIGGRTPYEYLLMFKILILQRYYNLSDDQTEYQILDRLTFMRFLDLELSDKVPDSKTIWLFKETVTKSGKTEELFHTFEELLEKEGYIGKEGKIIDASFVEVPRQRNSRAENKQIKEGNAREKWLENRHKLSQKDIDDRWTKKNDETFYGYKNHIKSDQKSKLIEKYTVTDASVHDSTTVPDIMEEKDADQEMYGDSAYTGPTVEAAISKNKMKNCTHEKGYRNKPLTEVQKKNNKKKSSVRVRIEHIFGFVENSMHGSYIRCIGKIRAESQIGLINLTYNLFRYIQLQKIGYGG